In Capsicum annuum cultivar UCD-10X-F1 unplaced genomic scaffold, UCD10Xv1.1 ctg66135, whole genome shotgun sequence, a single window of DNA contains:
- the LOC124893833 gene encoding berberine bridge enzyme-like 22, translated as MIERAFLEEAGPRMILEPLGGKMNEISESETPFPHRKGNLYNIQHTVGWSDNSESISSQKMAWLRKLYKEMEPYVAKSPRTAYLNYKDLDFGTNQEDYSYSKAKMWGEKYFNGNFE; from the coding sequence ATGATAGAAAGAGCATTCTTGGAGGAAGCAGGACCGCGGATGATTTTGGAACCATTAGGTGGAAAAATGAATGAAATCTCTGAATCTGAAACTCCATTCCCTCATAGAAAAGGGAATTTGTATAATATTCAGCACACGGTAGGCTGGTCTGACAACAGTGAGAGCATATCAAGCCAGAAGATGGCATGGTTGAGGAAACTGTACAAGGAAATGGAGCCATATGTTGCAAAATCTCCAAGAACTGCTTACCTGAATTACAAGGACCTTGATTTCGGGACTAATCAAGAGGACTACAGCTATTCAAAGGCCAAAATGTGGGGTGAGAAGTATTTCAATGGGAACTTTGAGAG